Proteins from a single region of Drosophila biarmipes strain raj3 chromosome 3R, RU_DBia_V1.1, whole genome shotgun sequence:
- the LOC108024788 gene encoding myosin light chain alkali isoform X1 yields MADVPKREVENVEFVFEVMGSPGEGIDAVDLGDALRALNLNPTLALIEKMGGTKKRNEKKIKLDEFLPIYSQVKKEKEQGCYEDFIECLKLYDKEENGTMMLAELQHALLALGENLDDEQVETLFADCMDPEDEEGFIPYSQFIQRLMSDPVVFD; encoded by the exons ATG GCTGATGTTCCCAAGCGTGAAGTTGAAA ATGTCGAATTCGTTTTCGAAGTCATGGGCTCCCCCGGCGAGGGCATCGATGCCGTCGACCTAGGTGATGCCCTCCGCGCCCTGAACTTGAACCCCACCTTGGCGCTGATCGAGAAGATGGGCGGCACCAAGAAGCGCAACGAGAAGAAGATCAAGTTGGATGAGTTCCTGCCCATCTACTCACAGGtgaagaaggagaaggagcagGGCTGCTACGAGGACTTCATTGAGTGCTTGAAGCTCTACGACAAGGAGGAGAACGGCACCATGATGCTGGCTGAGCTGCAGCACGCCCTGCTGGCGCTTG GTGAGAACCTGGATGACGAGCAGGTGGAGACTCTGTTCGCCGACTGCATGGATCCCGAGGATGAAGAAGGATTTATCCCCTACTCTC agtTCATCCAGCGCCTGATGAGCGATCCAGTCGTCTTCGACTAA
- the LOC108024788 gene encoding myosin light chain alkali isoform X2: MADVPKREVENVEFVFEVMGSPGEGIDAVDLGDALRALNLNPTLALIEKMGGTKKRNEKKIKLDEFLPIYSQVKKEKEQGCYEDFIECLKLYDKEENGTMMLAELQHALLALGENLDDEQVETLFADCMDPEDEEGFIPYSPFLARMCDRPDQLK; the protein is encoded by the exons ATG GCTGATGTTCCCAAGCGTGAAGTTGAAA ATGTCGAATTCGTTTTCGAAGTCATGGGCTCCCCCGGCGAGGGCATCGATGCCGTCGACCTAGGTGATGCCCTCCGCGCCCTGAACTTGAACCCCACCTTGGCGCTGATCGAGAAGATGGGCGGCACCAAGAAGCGCAACGAGAAGAAGATCAAGTTGGATGAGTTCCTGCCCATCTACTCACAGGtgaagaaggagaaggagcagGGCTGCTACGAGGACTTCATTGAGTGCTTGAAGCTCTACGACAAGGAGGAGAACGGCACCATGATGCTGGCTGAGCTGCAGCACGCCCTGCTGGCGCTTG GTGAGAACCTGGATGACGAGCAGGTGGAGACTCTGTTCGCCGACTGCATGGATCCCGAGGATGAAGAAGGATTTATCCCCTACTCTC CATTCCTCGCCAGAATGTGTGACAGACCAGATCAGCTAAAATAG